One Hemibagrus wyckioides isolate EC202008001 linkage group LG09, SWU_Hwy_1.0, whole genome shotgun sequence DNA segment encodes these proteins:
- the hmbox1a gene encoding homeobox-containing protein 1a isoform X2 → MSHYTDEPRFTIEQIDLLQRLRGSGMTKQEILHALDTLERLEREHVQKFGPRHSYAGGTRGGGGGGVSSHGSSSSAAQSSTAPTSSSSASVATQTVFHGGTPSPSPTSYDTSPPPTITVPMGVVAPAAQNGRDGLAPVSNGKLSPSQYAVPARAFGFEPAEEEVDIDDRVEELMRKDSNIIKEEIKAFLGSRRISQAVVAQVTGISQSRISHWLLQQGSDLSEQKKRAFYRWYQLEKTTPGATLAMRPAPMALEDIVEWHQSAPPINCSPGSFRLRRGSRFTWRKECLAVMESYFNDNQYPDEAKREEIANACNAVIQKPGKKLSDLERVTSLKVYNWFANRRKEIKRRANIAAILETHGLDVQSPGGHSNSDEIDGNDFNEPGAEPGLGTDESTGASEHQDPISLAVEMAAVNHSILALSQQGRGGNDVKAEVLDDD, encoded by the exons ATGTCACATTACACCGACGAGCCTCGCTTTACCATCGAGCAGATCGATTTGCTGCAGCGGCTGCGCGGGAGCGGCATGACCAAGCAGGAGATCCTGCACGCGCTGGACACGTTGGAACGTCTGGAGCGCGAGCATGTGCAGAAGTTTGGCCCGCGCCACTCCTACGCTGGAGGGacgagaggaggaggaggaggaggtgtcaGCAGCCACGGTAGCTCCAGTTCCGCCGCTCAGTCCAGCACCGCTCCTACTTCGTCTTCATCCGCCTCTGTGGCCACTCAGACCGTGTTCCACGGCGGAACTCCGTCCCCATCTCCGACCAGCTATGACACCTCTCCACCCCCCACCATCACCGTGCCAATGGGCGTGGTGGCGCCGGCGGCTCAGAATGGCCGTGACGGCTTGGCGCCTGTCAGCAACGGGAAGCTTTCACCCAGTCAGTACGCAGTACCCGCTCGGGCCTTCGGCTTCGAGCCCGCTGAGGAGGAAGTGGACATCGATGACCGTGTGGAAGAGCTCATGAG aAAGGACAGTAATATAATCAAAGAGGAGATCAAAGCCTTCTTAGGGAGCCGGAGAATTTCACAAGCCGTTGTCGCTCAAGTCACAG GCATCAGTCAGAGTCGGATCTCCCACTGGCTCCTGCAGCAGGGTTCGGATCTGAGCGAGCAGAAGAAGAGAGCCTTCTACCGCTGGTACCAGTTGGAGAAAACCACGCCCG GGGCCACTCTGGCCATGAGACCCGCCCCCATGGCGCTGGAGGACATCGTAGAGTGGCACCAGAGCGCTCCGCCCATCAACTGCAGCCCTGGGAGCTTCCGTCTGCGCCGAGGCAGTCGCTTCACCTGGAGGAAAGAGTGTCTCGCTGTCATGGAGAG TTACTTTAACGACAACCAGTATCCTGATGAGGCCAAGCGGGAGGAAATCGCCAACGCCTGTAATGCTGTGATACAAAAGCCAG GGAAGAAGCTCTCTGATCTAGAGCGGGTCACGTCTCTGAAAGTGTACAACTGGTTTGCGAACCGGCGAAAGGAGATAAAGAGACGAGCCAATATAG CAGCAATCCTGGAGACTCATGGGCTCGACGTGCAGAGTCCAGGCGGTCACTCCAACAGCGACGAGATCGACGGCAATGACTTTAACGAGCCGGGCGCTGAGCCAGGGTTAGGGACG GACGAGAGTACGGGAGCGAGCGAGCATCAGGACCCCATCAGCCTGGCGGTGGAGATGGCGGCGGTCAATCACTCCATCCTGGCGCTGTCGCAGCAGGGCAGGGGCGGCAACGACGTCAAGGCTGAGGTGCTCGATGACGACTGA
- the kcnk13a gene encoding potassium channel subfamily K member 13a: MMACRGSCCCLGLGSASEDTARFAMLALLILFYLVCGAAVFSALERPEEEQAKGRWARSFDLFSRKHNVSRKELEGFLRAYEEATGAGIRVDRPRARWDFQGAFYFVGTVVSTIGFGMTTPATVGGKIFLIFYGLIGCAATILFFNLFLERIITVLAFVLKSCHEAQHRRKGVLPHDSRHEAGHARQHGEDSLAGWKPSVYCVMLILCVAAVIISCCASAMYSSMEGWGYLDSLYFCFVAFSTIGFGDMVSGQRAAYDNQTLYSLGNFIFILMGACCIYSLFNVISIVIKQVLNWLLKKLEIPCRHCPGRNLRPGRNAIMPGHFRTRVRNISIDTDAVNESETDGRRMSGEMISMRDFLAANKVNLAIMQKQLSETANGYPRPPGSVNRHDEFSGGVGALGIMNNRLAETSVDR, from the exons ATGATGGCATGTCGAGGCTCGTGCTGCTGTTTGGGTCTGGGCTCTGCAAGCGAGGACACGGCGCGCTTCGCCATGCTGGCGCTCCTCATCCTGTTTTACCTGGTGTGCGGCGCCGCCGTGTTCTCCGCGCTCGAGCGGCCGGAGGAGGAGCAGGCCAAGGGCCGCTGGGCGCGCAGCTTCGACCTCTTCAGCCGCAAGCACAACGTCAGCCGCAAGGAGCTCGAGGGGTTCCTCAGAGCCTACGAAGAGGCCACCGGGGCTGGCATCCGTGTGGACCGACCCAGGGCTCGCTGGGATTTCCAAGGAGCTTTCTACTTTGTGGGTACTGTTGTGTCCACTATCG GGTTTGGGATGACCACGCCGGCCACGGTGGGTGGAAAAATCTTCCTGATTTTTTACGGACTGATCGGCTGTGCTGCCACCATCCTGTTTTTCAACCTGTTTTTGGAGAGAATTATAACCGTGCTTGCATTTGTGCTGAAGTCATGCCACGAAGCCCAACATCGGAGGAAAGGCGTACTGCCTCACGACAGCAGGCATGAGGCGGGCCACGCGAGGCAGCACGGCGAGGACAGTCTGGCAGGATGGAAGCCGTCTGTGTACTGCGTGATGCTCATTCTCTGCGTGGCAGCCGTCATTATATCGTGCTGCGCCTCTGCAATGTATTCCTCGATGGAGGGCTGGGGTTATCTGGACTCTCTGTACTTCTGCTTCGTAGCGTTCAGCACTATAGGATTCGGGGACATGGTGAGCGGCCAGCGCGCTGCCTACGACAACCAGACTCTCTACAGCCTGGGCAACTTTATCTTCATCCTCATGGGGGCTTGTTGCATCTACTCACTCTTCAATGTCATATCCATCGTCATCAAGCAGGTTCTCAACTGGCTTCTGAAGAAGCTCGAGATACCATGCCGCCACTGCCCGGGAAGGAACCTGCGTCCGGGAAGGAACGCTATAATGCCCGGCCACTTCCGTACCAGAGTCCGGAACATCTCCATAGACACGGACGCCGTTAATGAGAGCGAAACGGACGGCCGCAGGATGTCTGGGGAGATGATCTCCATGAGAGACTTTCTGGCTGCTAATAAGGTCAACTTGGCCATCATGCAGAAACAGCTGTCCGAGACGGCCAACGGATACCCTCGACCGCCCGGCTCCGTCAACCGGCACGATGAATTCTCTGGAGGAGTCGGAGCTCTGGGAATCATGAACAACAGACTAGCTGAGACAAGTGTAGACAGATAA
- the hmbox1a gene encoding homeobox-containing protein 1a isoform X3: MSHYTDEPRFTIEQIDLLQRLRGSGMTKQEILHALDTLERLEREHVQKFGPRHSYAGGTRGGGGGGVSSHGSSSSAAQSSTAPTSSSSASVATQTVFHGGTPSPSPTSYDTSPPPTITVPMGVVAPAAQNGRDGLAPVSNGKLSPSQYAVPARAFGFEPAEEEVDIDDRVEELMRKDSNIIKEEIKAFLGSRRISQAVVAQVTGISQSRISHWLLQQGSDLSEQKKRAFYRWYQLEKTTPGATLAMRPAPMALEDIVEWHQSAPPINCSPGSFRLRRGSRFTWRKECLAVMESYFNDNQYPDEAKREEIANACNAVIQKPGKKLSDLERVTSLKVYNWFANRRKEIKRRANIAILETHGLDVQSPGGHSNSDEIDGNDFNEPGAEPGLGTDESTGASEHQDPISLAVEMAAVNHSILALSQQGRGGNDVKAEVLDDD; encoded by the exons ATGTCACATTACACCGACGAGCCTCGCTTTACCATCGAGCAGATCGATTTGCTGCAGCGGCTGCGCGGGAGCGGCATGACCAAGCAGGAGATCCTGCACGCGCTGGACACGTTGGAACGTCTGGAGCGCGAGCATGTGCAGAAGTTTGGCCCGCGCCACTCCTACGCTGGAGGGacgagaggaggaggaggaggaggtgtcaGCAGCCACGGTAGCTCCAGTTCCGCCGCTCAGTCCAGCACCGCTCCTACTTCGTCTTCATCCGCCTCTGTGGCCACTCAGACCGTGTTCCACGGCGGAACTCCGTCCCCATCTCCGACCAGCTATGACACCTCTCCACCCCCCACCATCACCGTGCCAATGGGCGTGGTGGCGCCGGCGGCTCAGAATGGCCGTGACGGCTTGGCGCCTGTCAGCAACGGGAAGCTTTCACCCAGTCAGTACGCAGTACCCGCTCGGGCCTTCGGCTTCGAGCCCGCTGAGGAGGAAGTGGACATCGATGACCGTGTGGAAGAGCTCATGAG aAAGGACAGTAATATAATCAAAGAGGAGATCAAAGCCTTCTTAGGGAGCCGGAGAATTTCACAAGCCGTTGTCGCTCAAGTCACAG GCATCAGTCAGAGTCGGATCTCCCACTGGCTCCTGCAGCAGGGTTCGGATCTGAGCGAGCAGAAGAAGAGAGCCTTCTACCGCTGGTACCAGTTGGAGAAAACCACGCCCG GGGCCACTCTGGCCATGAGACCCGCCCCCATGGCGCTGGAGGACATCGTAGAGTGGCACCAGAGCGCTCCGCCCATCAACTGCAGCCCTGGGAGCTTCCGTCTGCGCCGAGGCAGTCGCTTCACCTGGAGGAAAGAGTGTCTCGCTGTCATGGAGAG TTACTTTAACGACAACCAGTATCCTGATGAGGCCAAGCGGGAGGAAATCGCCAACGCCTGTAATGCTGTGATACAAAAGCCAG GGAAGAAGCTCTCTGATCTAGAGCGGGTCACGTCTCTGAAAGTGTACAACTGGTTTGCGAACCGGCGAAAGGAGATAAAGAGACGAGCCAATATAG CAATCCTGGAGACTCATGGGCTCGACGTGCAGAGTCCAGGCGGTCACTCCAACAGCGACGAGATCGACGGCAATGACTTTAACGAGCCGGGCGCTGAGCCAGGGTTAGGGACG GACGAGAGTACGGGAGCGAGCGAGCATCAGGACCCCATCAGCCTGGCGGTGGAGATGGCGGCGGTCAATCACTCCATCCTGGCGCTGTCGCAGCAGGGCAGGGGCGGCAACGACGTCAAGGCTGAGGTGCTCGATGACGACTGA
- the hmbox1a gene encoding homeobox-containing protein 1a isoform X4, with translation MSHYTDEPRFTIEQIDLLQRLRGSGMTKQEILHALDTLERLEREHVQKFGPRHSYAGGTRGGGGGGVSSHGSSSSAAQSSTAPTSSSSASVATQTVFHGGTPSPSPTSYDTSPPPTITVPMGVVAPAAQNGRDGLAPVSNGKLSPSQYAVPARAFGFEPAEEEVDIDDRVEELMRKDSNIIKEEIKAFLGSRRISQAVVAQVTGISQSRISHWLLQQGSDLSEQKKRAFYRWYQLEKTTPGATLAMRPAPMALEDIVEWHQSAPPINCSPGSFRLRRGSRFTWRKECLAVMESYFNDNQYPDEAKREEIANACNAVIQKPGKKLSDLERVTSLKVYNWFANRRKEIKRRANIEAAILETHGLDVQSPGGHSNSDEIDGNDFNEPGAEPGLGTVPTLLSGWLEHPMGAGLGSSSGGGASS, from the exons ATGTCACATTACACCGACGAGCCTCGCTTTACCATCGAGCAGATCGATTTGCTGCAGCGGCTGCGCGGGAGCGGCATGACCAAGCAGGAGATCCTGCACGCGCTGGACACGTTGGAACGTCTGGAGCGCGAGCATGTGCAGAAGTTTGGCCCGCGCCACTCCTACGCTGGAGGGacgagaggaggaggaggaggaggtgtcaGCAGCCACGGTAGCTCCAGTTCCGCCGCTCAGTCCAGCACCGCTCCTACTTCGTCTTCATCCGCCTCTGTGGCCACTCAGACCGTGTTCCACGGCGGAACTCCGTCCCCATCTCCGACCAGCTATGACACCTCTCCACCCCCCACCATCACCGTGCCAATGGGCGTGGTGGCGCCGGCGGCTCAGAATGGCCGTGACGGCTTGGCGCCTGTCAGCAACGGGAAGCTTTCACCCAGTCAGTACGCAGTACCCGCTCGGGCCTTCGGCTTCGAGCCCGCTGAGGAGGAAGTGGACATCGATGACCGTGTGGAAGAGCTCATGAG aAAGGACAGTAATATAATCAAAGAGGAGATCAAAGCCTTCTTAGGGAGCCGGAGAATTTCACAAGCCGTTGTCGCTCAAGTCACAG GCATCAGTCAGAGTCGGATCTCCCACTGGCTCCTGCAGCAGGGTTCGGATCTGAGCGAGCAGAAGAAGAGAGCCTTCTACCGCTGGTACCAGTTGGAGAAAACCACGCCCG GGGCCACTCTGGCCATGAGACCCGCCCCCATGGCGCTGGAGGACATCGTAGAGTGGCACCAGAGCGCTCCGCCCATCAACTGCAGCCCTGGGAGCTTCCGTCTGCGCCGAGGCAGTCGCTTCACCTGGAGGAAAGAGTGTCTCGCTGTCATGGAGAG TTACTTTAACGACAACCAGTATCCTGATGAGGCCAAGCGGGAGGAAATCGCCAACGCCTGTAATGCTGTGATACAAAAGCCAG GGAAGAAGCTCTCTGATCTAGAGCGGGTCACGTCTCTGAAAGTGTACAACTGGTTTGCGAACCGGCGAAAGGAGATAAAGAGACGAGCCAATATAG AAGCAGCAATCCTGGAGACTCATGGGCTCGACGTGCAGAGTCCAGGCGGTCACTCCAACAGCGACGAGATCGACGGCAATGACTTTAACGAGCCGGGCGCTGAGCCAGGGTTAGGGACG GTACCAACTTTGCTCTCTGGTTGGTTGGAGCATCCCATGGGGGCGGGGCTGGGCTCAAGCAGTGGGGGCGGGGCATCGAGCTGA
- the hmbox1a gene encoding homeobox-containing protein 1a isoform X6, whose amino-acid sequence MSHYTDEPRFTIEQIDLLQRLRGSGMTKQEILHALDTLERLEREHVQKFGPRHSYAGGTRGGGGGGVSSHGSSSSAAQSSTAPTSSSSASVATQTVFHGGTPSPSPTSYDTSPPPTITVPMGVVAPAAQNGRDGLAPVSNGKLSPSQYAVPARAFGFEPAEEEVDIDDRVEELMRKDSNIIKEEIKAFLGSRRISQAVVAQVTGISQSRISHWLLQQGSDLSEQKKRAFYRWYQLEKTTPGATLAMRPAPMALEDIVEWHQSAPPINCSPGSFRLRRGSRFTWRKECLAVMESYFNDNQYPDEAKREEIANACNAVIQKPGKKLSDLERVTSLKVYNWFANRRKEIKRRANIAILETHGLDVQSPGGHSNSDEIDGNDFNEPGAEPGLGTVPTLLSGWLEHPMGAGLGSSSGGGASS is encoded by the exons ATGTCACATTACACCGACGAGCCTCGCTTTACCATCGAGCAGATCGATTTGCTGCAGCGGCTGCGCGGGAGCGGCATGACCAAGCAGGAGATCCTGCACGCGCTGGACACGTTGGAACGTCTGGAGCGCGAGCATGTGCAGAAGTTTGGCCCGCGCCACTCCTACGCTGGAGGGacgagaggaggaggaggaggaggtgtcaGCAGCCACGGTAGCTCCAGTTCCGCCGCTCAGTCCAGCACCGCTCCTACTTCGTCTTCATCCGCCTCTGTGGCCACTCAGACCGTGTTCCACGGCGGAACTCCGTCCCCATCTCCGACCAGCTATGACACCTCTCCACCCCCCACCATCACCGTGCCAATGGGCGTGGTGGCGCCGGCGGCTCAGAATGGCCGTGACGGCTTGGCGCCTGTCAGCAACGGGAAGCTTTCACCCAGTCAGTACGCAGTACCCGCTCGGGCCTTCGGCTTCGAGCCCGCTGAGGAGGAAGTGGACATCGATGACCGTGTGGAAGAGCTCATGAG aAAGGACAGTAATATAATCAAAGAGGAGATCAAAGCCTTCTTAGGGAGCCGGAGAATTTCACAAGCCGTTGTCGCTCAAGTCACAG GCATCAGTCAGAGTCGGATCTCCCACTGGCTCCTGCAGCAGGGTTCGGATCTGAGCGAGCAGAAGAAGAGAGCCTTCTACCGCTGGTACCAGTTGGAGAAAACCACGCCCG GGGCCACTCTGGCCATGAGACCCGCCCCCATGGCGCTGGAGGACATCGTAGAGTGGCACCAGAGCGCTCCGCCCATCAACTGCAGCCCTGGGAGCTTCCGTCTGCGCCGAGGCAGTCGCTTCACCTGGAGGAAAGAGTGTCTCGCTGTCATGGAGAG TTACTTTAACGACAACCAGTATCCTGATGAGGCCAAGCGGGAGGAAATCGCCAACGCCTGTAATGCTGTGATACAAAAGCCAG GGAAGAAGCTCTCTGATCTAGAGCGGGTCACGTCTCTGAAAGTGTACAACTGGTTTGCGAACCGGCGAAAGGAGATAAAGAGACGAGCCAATATAG CAATCCTGGAGACTCATGGGCTCGACGTGCAGAGTCCAGGCGGTCACTCCAACAGCGACGAGATCGACGGCAATGACTTTAACGAGCCGGGCGCTGAGCCAGGGTTAGGGACG GTACCAACTTTGCTCTCTGGTTGGTTGGAGCATCCCATGGGGGCGGGGCTGGGCTCAAGCAGTGGGGGCGGGGCATCGAGCTGA
- the hmbox1a gene encoding homeobox-containing protein 1a isoform X1 has translation MSHYTDEPRFTIEQIDLLQRLRGSGMTKQEILHALDTLERLEREHVQKFGPRHSYAGGTRGGGGGGVSSHGSSSSAAQSSTAPTSSSSASVATQTVFHGGTPSPSPTSYDTSPPPTITVPMGVVAPAAQNGRDGLAPVSNGKLSPSQYAVPARAFGFEPAEEEVDIDDRVEELMRKDSNIIKEEIKAFLGSRRISQAVVAQVTGISQSRISHWLLQQGSDLSEQKKRAFYRWYQLEKTTPGATLAMRPAPMALEDIVEWHQSAPPINCSPGSFRLRRGSRFTWRKECLAVMESYFNDNQYPDEAKREEIANACNAVIQKPGKKLSDLERVTSLKVYNWFANRRKEIKRRANIEAAILETHGLDVQSPGGHSNSDEIDGNDFNEPGAEPGLGTDESTGASEHQDPISLAVEMAAVNHSILALSQQGRGGNDVKAEVLDDD, from the exons ATGTCACATTACACCGACGAGCCTCGCTTTACCATCGAGCAGATCGATTTGCTGCAGCGGCTGCGCGGGAGCGGCATGACCAAGCAGGAGATCCTGCACGCGCTGGACACGTTGGAACGTCTGGAGCGCGAGCATGTGCAGAAGTTTGGCCCGCGCCACTCCTACGCTGGAGGGacgagaggaggaggaggaggaggtgtcaGCAGCCACGGTAGCTCCAGTTCCGCCGCTCAGTCCAGCACCGCTCCTACTTCGTCTTCATCCGCCTCTGTGGCCACTCAGACCGTGTTCCACGGCGGAACTCCGTCCCCATCTCCGACCAGCTATGACACCTCTCCACCCCCCACCATCACCGTGCCAATGGGCGTGGTGGCGCCGGCGGCTCAGAATGGCCGTGACGGCTTGGCGCCTGTCAGCAACGGGAAGCTTTCACCCAGTCAGTACGCAGTACCCGCTCGGGCCTTCGGCTTCGAGCCCGCTGAGGAGGAAGTGGACATCGATGACCGTGTGGAAGAGCTCATGAG aAAGGACAGTAATATAATCAAAGAGGAGATCAAAGCCTTCTTAGGGAGCCGGAGAATTTCACAAGCCGTTGTCGCTCAAGTCACAG GCATCAGTCAGAGTCGGATCTCCCACTGGCTCCTGCAGCAGGGTTCGGATCTGAGCGAGCAGAAGAAGAGAGCCTTCTACCGCTGGTACCAGTTGGAGAAAACCACGCCCG GGGCCACTCTGGCCATGAGACCCGCCCCCATGGCGCTGGAGGACATCGTAGAGTGGCACCAGAGCGCTCCGCCCATCAACTGCAGCCCTGGGAGCTTCCGTCTGCGCCGAGGCAGTCGCTTCACCTGGAGGAAAGAGTGTCTCGCTGTCATGGAGAG TTACTTTAACGACAACCAGTATCCTGATGAGGCCAAGCGGGAGGAAATCGCCAACGCCTGTAATGCTGTGATACAAAAGCCAG GGAAGAAGCTCTCTGATCTAGAGCGGGTCACGTCTCTGAAAGTGTACAACTGGTTTGCGAACCGGCGAAAGGAGATAAAGAGACGAGCCAATATAG AAGCAGCAATCCTGGAGACTCATGGGCTCGACGTGCAGAGTCCAGGCGGTCACTCCAACAGCGACGAGATCGACGGCAATGACTTTAACGAGCCGGGCGCTGAGCCAGGGTTAGGGACG GACGAGAGTACGGGAGCGAGCGAGCATCAGGACCCCATCAGCCTGGCGGTGGAGATGGCGGCGGTCAATCACTCCATCCTGGCGCTGTCGCAGCAGGGCAGGGGCGGCAACGACGTCAAGGCTGAGGTGCTCGATGACGACTGA
- the hmbox1a gene encoding homeobox-containing protein 1a isoform X5 has protein sequence MSHYTDEPRFTIEQIDLLQRLRGSGMTKQEILHALDTLERLEREHVQKFGPRHSYAGGTRGGGGGGVSSHGSSSSAAQSSTAPTSSSSASVATQTVFHGGTPSPSPTSYDTSPPPTITVPMGVVAPAAQNGRDGLAPVSNGKLSPSQYAVPARAFGFEPAEEEVDIDDRVEELMRKDSNIIKEEIKAFLGSRRISQAVVAQVTGISQSRISHWLLQQGSDLSEQKKRAFYRWYQLEKTTPGATLAMRPAPMALEDIVEWHQSAPPINCSPGSFRLRRGSRFTWRKECLAVMESYFNDNQYPDEAKREEIANACNAVIQKPGKKLSDLERVTSLKVYNWFANRRKEIKRRANIAAILETHGLDVQSPGGHSNSDEIDGNDFNEPGAEPGLGTVPTLLSGWLEHPMGAGLGSSSGGGASS, from the exons ATGTCACATTACACCGACGAGCCTCGCTTTACCATCGAGCAGATCGATTTGCTGCAGCGGCTGCGCGGGAGCGGCATGACCAAGCAGGAGATCCTGCACGCGCTGGACACGTTGGAACGTCTGGAGCGCGAGCATGTGCAGAAGTTTGGCCCGCGCCACTCCTACGCTGGAGGGacgagaggaggaggaggaggaggtgtcaGCAGCCACGGTAGCTCCAGTTCCGCCGCTCAGTCCAGCACCGCTCCTACTTCGTCTTCATCCGCCTCTGTGGCCACTCAGACCGTGTTCCACGGCGGAACTCCGTCCCCATCTCCGACCAGCTATGACACCTCTCCACCCCCCACCATCACCGTGCCAATGGGCGTGGTGGCGCCGGCGGCTCAGAATGGCCGTGACGGCTTGGCGCCTGTCAGCAACGGGAAGCTTTCACCCAGTCAGTACGCAGTACCCGCTCGGGCCTTCGGCTTCGAGCCCGCTGAGGAGGAAGTGGACATCGATGACCGTGTGGAAGAGCTCATGAG aAAGGACAGTAATATAATCAAAGAGGAGATCAAAGCCTTCTTAGGGAGCCGGAGAATTTCACAAGCCGTTGTCGCTCAAGTCACAG GCATCAGTCAGAGTCGGATCTCCCACTGGCTCCTGCAGCAGGGTTCGGATCTGAGCGAGCAGAAGAAGAGAGCCTTCTACCGCTGGTACCAGTTGGAGAAAACCACGCCCG GGGCCACTCTGGCCATGAGACCCGCCCCCATGGCGCTGGAGGACATCGTAGAGTGGCACCAGAGCGCTCCGCCCATCAACTGCAGCCCTGGGAGCTTCCGTCTGCGCCGAGGCAGTCGCTTCACCTGGAGGAAAGAGTGTCTCGCTGTCATGGAGAG TTACTTTAACGACAACCAGTATCCTGATGAGGCCAAGCGGGAGGAAATCGCCAACGCCTGTAATGCTGTGATACAAAAGCCAG GGAAGAAGCTCTCTGATCTAGAGCGGGTCACGTCTCTGAAAGTGTACAACTGGTTTGCGAACCGGCGAAAGGAGATAAAGAGACGAGCCAATATAG CAGCAATCCTGGAGACTCATGGGCTCGACGTGCAGAGTCCAGGCGGTCACTCCAACAGCGACGAGATCGACGGCAATGACTTTAACGAGCCGGGCGCTGAGCCAGGGTTAGGGACG GTACCAACTTTGCTCTCTGGTTGGTTGGAGCATCCCATGGGGGCGGGGCTGGGCTCAAGCAGTGGGGGCGGGGCATCGAGCTGA